Proteins co-encoded in one Acidobacteriota bacterium genomic window:
- a CDS encoding phospholipid carrier-dependent glycosyltransferase → MTDPSTSGPRPTRPFFSGARWLEVSLLTIAALFLLLHGIHLRADFPNHSPWMDWSKYTDEGWYGDAAIRHFQRGHWYVPGDFNPAAALPVWPLAESAVFRFTGVNIVAARSLSVATFVLIVLGAYLLVRRSARLAPLQQERSYSLAPAIAALLLAVSPFCYAFSRLAILEPMLILLTVLALLAASYLAPRGATSAFRYWVPVVALGVLLPLMVLTKTTALFLFPCVAWMAFARSCYKPRQFFLMVAPAFAIGAVIWLTYFGFVVRPRFLEDYRYLFSANSYTGITSGNAVSVVQDTLLDGEWLGKLLYPLALIAIAIVPFVRQRLLRNPLVPSLMLWAAGYASFLAYHNNLQPRYYLVLAVPITLLLTVVFESLWNRRNVIAPLHHFAGAAAAFALLAVAVSDARQTVHYVYHPEYTFADAAQRIHQIVASDRAHNPLVLSISGSDLSLMTGLPSICDDFGTMDLEDRVRAYQPGWYIAWNQVDDDKMDALTPIYHLNRVAAFPAMDDPERNLLILYRLDPPVPSTPRRRRSRPVPRFLETNFGQQPSLPQLQH, encoded by the coding sequence ATGACCGACCCCTCTACAAGCGGCCCCCGTCCAACGCGGCCATTTTTTTCTGGTGCTCGATGGCTTGAGGTGAGTCTCCTCACCATTGCTGCCTTGTTTTTACTTCTTCACGGCATCCATCTCCGGGCCGACTTTCCCAACCACTCTCCCTGGATGGACTGGTCGAAGTACACCGACGAAGGCTGGTACGGCGACGCCGCAATCCGCCACTTCCAACGTGGACACTGGTACGTTCCCGGCGACTTCAATCCTGCCGCTGCGCTCCCCGTGTGGCCGCTGGCAGAGTCGGCAGTTTTTCGCTTTACCGGCGTCAACATCGTGGCCGCGCGGTCTCTGTCTGTGGCAACGTTTGTTCTCATCGTTCTTGGAGCGTATCTGCTCGTACGGCGCTCTGCGCGTCTCGCCCCATTGCAGCAGGAGCGCAGCTATTCGCTCGCGCCGGCGATTGCCGCCCTCCTGCTTGCGGTAAGTCCCTTCTGCTATGCCTTCAGCCGGTTGGCCATCCTGGAGCCAATGCTGATTCTGCTCACGGTCCTGGCACTGCTCGCTGCATCGTATCTTGCACCTCGCGGTGCGACCTCTGCGTTCCGTTACTGGGTTCCCGTCGTGGCGCTGGGGGTCCTGCTGCCGCTGATGGTCCTGACGAAGACCACAGCGCTCTTTCTCTTTCCCTGTGTCGCATGGATGGCCTTTGCGCGCTCCTGTTACAAGCCGCGGCAGTTCTTCCTCATGGTGGCCCCGGCCTTTGCGATCGGGGCCGTTATCTGGCTCACCTATTTCGGCTTCGTTGTGCGCCCGCGTTTCCTTGAGGACTATCGGTATCTCTTCAGCGCAAACTCCTACACAGGAATCACGTCCGGCAATGCCGTCTCCGTTGTCCAGGACACTCTTCTCGATGGCGAATGGCTGGGCAAGCTGCTCTACCCGCTGGCCCTCATTGCAATTGCCATCGTTCCGTTTGTGCGGCAACGGCTGCTGCGAAACCCTCTAGTGCCTTCGCTGATGCTCTGGGCCGCGGGATACGCATCGTTCCTAGCCTACCATAACAATCTTCAGCCGCGTTACTACCTCGTTCTTGCTGTCCCGATCACGTTGCTGCTGACCGTTGTCTTTGAGAGCCTGTGGAACCGCCGCAACGTCATCGCCCCCCTGCACCACTTCGCCGGGGCGGCTGCTGCATTCGCCCTTCTTGCCGTGGCTGTCTCCGATGCCCGCCAGACCGTCCACTACGTTTATCATCCCGAATACACCTTTGCGGACGCGGCGCAGCGCATTCACCAGATTGTCGCCTCCGATCGCGCGCATAACCCACTTGTGCTCTCCATCAGCGGCTCCGACCTCTCATTGATGACAGGGTTGCCCAGCATCTGCGACGACTTCGGCACGATGGATCTCGAAGACCGCGTCCGCGCCTATCAGCCCGGCTGGTACATCGCCTGGAACCAGGTCGACGACGACAAGATGGATGCGCTTACCCCCATCTACCACCTCAACCGTGTCGCTGCCTTTCCGGCGATGGACGATCCGGAGCGCAACCTGCTCATCCTCTACCGGCTCGATCCGCCAGTGCCGTCTACGCCGCGCCGCCGCCGCTCAAGACCAGTGCCTCGTTTTCTTGAGACAAACTTCGGCCAGCAGCCGTCTCTCCCGCAATTGCAGCATTAG
- a CDS encoding acyltransferase produces the protein MLATTATTPPAKTARKPQLPALTGIRTLLAFNIVLFHFTPPYLGPLRPFVQHGFVFVNVFFLISGFILSYNYFDRGANLIKRDFWMARFSRLYPVYLLVLLISFKMLEIEWNARSHTEFWQGLILTPLLLQGFSPSLATFWNTVAWTLSCEVAFYAAFPWIIRAPWPKKPSRLLLLLGIFWIIDLLPAILYLLTNPDHLATPVDRYTSTTLVRFLKYTPLPYAATFLSGVVLSRLQLTVMVTRRQRFAIAAGALLGLGLFFFFASEHVPYLLLHGGLLLPLFSVLVFGLCGPHLISSIFSWGPLLLIGESSYCLYLLHFNVFILIHMYKLPERLHVAALDPWISYAALIALSIFVYRFIENPVRKALLNRFPPASRKQAA, from the coding sequence ATTTTGGCGACAACAGCTACCACCCCGCCGGCTAAAACAGCGCGCAAGCCGCAGCTTCCTGCACTTACAGGAATCCGCACGCTGCTCGCGTTCAACATCGTTCTGTTCCACTTCACGCCGCCGTATCTTGGTCCGCTGCGTCCCTTCGTTCAGCACGGATTTGTCTTTGTCAACGTCTTCTTCCTCATCTCCGGTTTCATCCTTTCGTATAACTACTTCGACCGCGGCGCAAACCTGATCAAGCGAGATTTCTGGATGGCGCGCTTCTCGCGTCTGTATCCGGTCTATCTTCTGGTGTTGCTGATCTCCTTCAAGATGCTTGAGATCGAGTGGAACGCACGCTCACATACGGAGTTCTGGCAGGGACTCATCCTCACCCCGCTGCTGTTGCAGGGCTTCAGTCCATCGCTGGCAACATTCTGGAACACGGTTGCGTGGACGCTCTCCTGCGAGGTGGCTTTCTACGCAGCATTTCCCTGGATCATCCGCGCTCCCTGGCCGAAGAAGCCGTCGCGGCTGCTGCTGTTGCTGGGCATCTTTTGGATCATCGATCTGCTGCCCGCAATTCTCTACCTGCTGACCAATCCCGACCACCTCGCGACTCCGGTTGATCGTTATACGTCAACCACGCTGGTCCGCTTTCTCAAGTACACGCCTCTGCCATACGCTGCAACTTTCCTCTCGGGAGTGGTCCTTTCGAGGTTACAGCTTACCGTGATGGTTACACGGCGCCAGCGCTTTGCCATCGCGGCAGGAGCGCTACTCGGGCTAGGCCTGTTTTTCTTCTTCGCCTCAGAGCACGTACCCTATCTCTTGTTGCATGGAGGTCTGCTGCTGCCGCTCTTCTCGGTGCTCGTCTTTGGGTTGTGTGGGCCGCATCTCATATCGAGTATCTTCTCGTGGGGGCCGTTGCTGCTTATCGGTGAAAGCAGCTATTGCCTGTATCTTCTACACTTCAATGTTTTCATCCTGATCCACATGTATAAGCTGCCGGAGCGGCTGCATGTGGCCGCTCTCGATCCATGGATCTCCTACGCGGCCCTTATTGCGCTGTCCATTTTCGTCTACCGCTTTATTGAAAATCCAGTGCGTAAAGCGCTGCTGAACCGCTTTCCTCCAGCTTCCCGCAAACAAGCTGCTTGA
- a CDS encoding ABC transporter permease — MNKLVVGNLVHRPLRSLISALAIAIEVIMILSISAILMGKLNGFKDRQNGIGMDMFVRPSTTNNFIGMSAAGASIKVADVLAKIPHVVVSAPVNIQITNSFDNIYGIDFKTYNDLLPFQFIAGGPFQGPDDIILDDYAGEGKKPGDTIKLLEHTFRISGIVMHGKGGRKFIPIETMGALTGTEGKASAFYLKTEDYPKYVDDVKKAILATPGMAQYSVVTTDEYLSSMTPARLPAFNIALRVVVGIALVIGFLVIFQSMYTAVMERTREIGILKSMGASRAYIVALVLRETGLIAAVGIALGIASSYALSAALEARFPTLDFVINLPWVWRAIGIAFVGALLGAIYPALKAASKDPIDALAYE; from the coding sequence ATGAATAAGCTTGTTGTCGGCAACCTCGTCCATCGTCCTCTCCGTTCGCTCATCAGCGCCCTCGCCATCGCGATCGAGGTCATCATGATCCTCTCGATCTCCGCCATCCTGATGGGCAAGCTCAACGGTTTCAAGGACCGGCAGAACGGCATTGGCATGGACATGTTCGTGCGCCCCAGCACAACGAACAACTTCATCGGCATGAGCGCCGCCGGAGCCTCGATCAAAGTGGCGGACGTGCTGGCGAAGATCCCCCACGTCGTCGTCTCGGCCCCGGTCAACATCCAGATCACCAACTCGTTCGACAACATCTACGGCATCGACTTCAAGACCTACAACGACTTGCTGCCGTTTCAGTTCATCGCTGGAGGACCGTTCCAGGGGCCTGACGACATCATCCTCGACGACTACGCCGGAGAGGGCAAAAAGCCCGGCGATACGATCAAGCTCCTGGAGCACACCTTCCGTATCTCGGGCATCGTCATGCACGGCAAAGGCGGTCGCAAGTTCATCCCCATTGAGACGATGGGCGCCCTGACCGGCACCGAAGGCAAGGCCAGCGCCTTCTATCTCAAGACCGAGGACTACCCGAAGTATGTCGACGATGTGAAGAAGGCCATCCTCGCCACTCCCGGTATGGCGCAGTACAGCGTCGTGACCACGGACGAATACCTCTCTTCCATGACACCCGCGCGCCTTCCGGCGTTCAATATCGCGCTCCGTGTTGTCGTCGGTATCGCGCTGGTCATCGGTTTCCTGGTCATCTTTCAGTCCATGTACACGGCCGTCATGGAGCGCACGCGCGAGATCGGCATTCTGAAGTCCATGGGGGCCTCGCGTGCTTATATTGTTGCTCTCGTTCTGCGGGAGACCGGCCTGATCGCGGCGGTCGGTATTGCACTTGGAATTGCGTCCAGCTACGCCCTCAGCGCCGCTCTCGAGGCGCGCTTTCCCACGCTCGATTTCGTCATCAACCTGCCTTGGGTTTGGAGAGCCATCGGCATTGCATTTGTCGGCGCCCTGCTGGGGGCCATTTATCCCGCGCTCAAAGCGGCCAGCAAAGACCCCATCGACGCTCTCGCTTACGAGTAG
- a CDS encoding UMP kinase, translating into MYKRVLLKLSGEALAAGRGFGIDAVFIHKVAEELAAVHALGCQIGIVVGGGNFFRGVAQQAIDMDRVAADHMGMLSTVINAIALQDAIEKRGIFARVMSAIEMHQVSEPYIRRRAMRHLEKGRIVIFAAGTGNPFFSTDTAAALRAMEIKADILLKATSVDGIYSADPKKVADAERFEQITYNDILRLNLGVMDTTAVSLCRDNNMPMMVFSMREQGNIARVVSGEKIGSLVTA; encoded by the coding sequence ATGTACAAAAGAGTCCTCCTCAAGCTCTCGGGAGAGGCCCTGGCCGCAGGCCGTGGCTTCGGTATCGACGCCGTATTCATTCACAAAGTAGCCGAAGAACTAGCCGCCGTTCACGCTCTCGGCTGCCAGATCGGCATCGTCGTAGGGGGAGGGAACTTCTTCCGCGGGGTCGCCCAGCAGGCCATCGACATGGATCGCGTCGCCGCAGACCACATGGGGATGCTCTCGACCGTGATCAACGCGATCGCTCTGCAGGACGCGATCGAGAAGCGTGGCATCTTCGCCCGCGTGATGAGCGCCATCGAGATGCACCAGGTCTCCGAGCCTTATATCCGCCGCCGCGCCATGCGCCACCTCGAAAAGGGGCGCATTGTCATCTTCGCCGCCGGAACCGGAAACCCTTTTTTTTCGACAGACACCGCTGCCGCCCTGCGCGCGATGGAGATCAAGGCCGACATCCTGTTGAAGGCCACCTCGGTCGACGGCATCTACTCCGCCGACCCGAAGAAGGTCGCCGATGCCGAGAGATTCGAGCAGATCACGTACAACGATATCCTGCGCCTCAACCTGGGCGTGATGGACACGACGGCGGTCTCGCTATGCCGCGACAACAACATGCCGATGATGGTCTTCAGCATGCGCGAGCAGGGAAACATCGCCCGGGTCGTTTCGGGCGAGAAGATTGGCTCCCTGGTTACTGCCTAA
- a CDS encoding beta-propeller fold lactonase family protein, whose amino-acid sequence MRAASVVLLSGMLGLTACSRDYTVAYLYATAAGNNAPGVINEYGIAYQSGALVPINGTPVATGNNPVSIVATSNGLFLYVLNQGDSTVQEFAVGTDGKLTSKNTYKTGTHPTSQALDAAGKFLYVTYTYQPGYSATNPGPGGINIFPVSADNSLGTPTNVNVGNNPVGVATTNFNNYVYAIDAEPAIGSGSPFGVLLAFSQNATSGALTPVGATKITVDNSGRTVATGYGAGTVPSAIAVDPRSRFVYVTDRATNQLYGNLVIAGGLLQPMQNSPFATGLLPVAVTVDPRGKYLYVSNFNSNTVGAYVIDQSTGAAVGAVGSNATSVGTGPTCLAIEPALGIYMYSSNNLDNTTTGMQLDPHNGTLKSTQNSPYPASGTPTCIVAVANGAHATQVVQP is encoded by the coding sequence ATGCGAGCCGCCTCGGTGGTGCTGCTAAGCGGAATGCTGGGCCTGACCGCCTGCTCTCGCGATTACACGGTCGCTTATCTCTATGCCACGGCCGCGGGCAATAACGCGCCCGGCGTTATCAACGAGTATGGCATCGCGTACCAGTCGGGAGCGTTGGTGCCGATCAATGGCACGCCGGTAGCCACGGGCAACAACCCGGTCTCGATTGTTGCGACCTCCAACGGCTTGTTTCTCTATGTGCTGAACCAGGGCGACTCAACCGTTCAGGAGTTCGCGGTCGGCACGGATGGCAAGCTCACCTCGAAGAATACCTATAAGACGGGAACACACCCCACATCCCAGGCCTTGGATGCTGCGGGCAAGTTCCTCTACGTCACCTATACCTATCAGCCGGGTTACTCGGCAACGAACCCGGGTCCTGGCGGCATCAACATCTTTCCGGTCAGCGCCGACAACTCGCTTGGCACTCCGACCAACGTAAATGTCGGCAATAATCCGGTTGGCGTTGCAACGACGAACTTCAACAACTATGTATACGCGATCGATGCTGAGCCTGCGATCGGTTCCGGATCGCCCTTCGGCGTCCTGTTGGCTTTCTCGCAGAATGCAACCTCCGGCGCACTGACCCCGGTTGGCGCCACTAAAATCACGGTCGACAACAGCGGCAGAACGGTTGCCACCGGCTACGGTGCGGGAACGGTTCCCAGCGCAATCGCTGTCGATCCGCGGTCGCGATTCGTCTATGTTACGGACCGCGCAACCAATCAGCTCTACGGCAATCTGGTAATCGCCGGCGGCCTGCTTCAGCCGATGCAGAACTCGCCATTCGCTACCGGTTTGCTTCCGGTTGCTGTCACCGTCGATCCTCGCGGAAAGTATCTCTATGTCTCCAACTTCAACTCCAACACGGTTGGGGCCTATGTGATCGACCAGTCGACCGGAGCCGCGGTTGGTGCGGTCGGTTCGAACGCAACGAGCGTGGGCACCGGGCCTACCTGCCTGGCCATCGAGCCTGCGCTGGGTATCTACATGTATTCGTCGAACAACCTGGACAACACCACCACAGGCATGCAGCTCGATCCGCACAACGGAACGTTGAAGTCGACTCAGAACTCTCCGTATCCCGCGAGCGGAACTCCTACCTGCATTGTTGCCGTGGCCAACGGCGCTCATGCGACGCAGGTCGTCCAACCATAG
- the rpsB gene encoding 30S ribosomal protein S2, translating into MATITMKELLEAGVHFGHQTKRWNPKMKEYIFGERNGIYIIDLQKTLKMFKDASKFVTDLTATGKLILFVGTKRQAQDAVAEEATRAGMPYINSRWLGGLLTNWVTVQKSVKRLQELDDMSTDGRYELLTKKEVIKLERERKHLSTNLAGIKNMKRLPDAIFVIDSNNEAIAVSEARKLGIPVVAVVDTNCDPTVVDYVIPGNDDALRAIRLFTTKIADSAYEGAQMVSERAFSDEVADVQQAEIAPEHIGEDGEHEIQATISAADADEDDNVDLAAVLGGNIRKAPAAASVDEPDTAIAETGA; encoded by the coding sequence TTGGCTACCATTACGATGAAAGAACTGCTCGAGGCAGGCGTACACTTCGGGCATCAGACCAAGCGCTGGAACCCCAAGATGAAGGAATACATCTTCGGCGAGCGCAACGGAATTTACATCATCGACCTTCAGAAGACGCTCAAGATGTTCAAGGATGCGTCGAAGTTCGTCACCGACCTTACCGCCACTGGAAAGCTCATCCTCTTCGTCGGCACCAAGCGCCAGGCACAGGACGCCGTCGCTGAAGAAGCGACCCGCGCCGGAATGCCGTACATCAACTCGCGCTGGCTCGGCGGTCTGCTGACCAACTGGGTCACCGTGCAGAAGTCGGTCAAGCGCCTGCAGGAGCTCGACGACATGTCGACCGACGGCCGCTACGAGCTGCTCACCAAGAAGGAAGTCATCAAGCTCGAGCGCGAGCGCAAGCACCTGTCGACGAACCTCGCCGGCATCAAGAACATGAAGCGCCTGCCGGACGCGATCTTCGTGATCGACTCGAACAACGAGGCCATCGCCGTCTCCGAGGCACGCAAGCTCGGCATCCCGGTCGTCGCCGTGGTCGACACCAACTGCGACCCGACCGTCGTCGACTACGTGATCCCCGGCAACGACGACGCTCTCCGCGCCATCCGCCTCTTCACCACGAAGATCGCCGACTCGGCTTACGAGGGCGCGCAGATGGTCTCCGAGCGCGCGTTCTCCGACGAGGTTGCCGACGTCCAGCAGGCCGAGATCGCTCCCGAGCACATCGGCGAGGATGGCGAGCATGAGATTCAGGCCACCATCTCCGCCGCTGACGCCGATGAGGACGACAACGTCGACCTCGCCGCCGTCCTCGGTGGCAACATTCGCAAGGCGCCAGCCGCTGCCTCCGTCGATGAGCCCGACACGGCCATCGCAGAGACCGGAGCCTAA
- the rplM gene encoding 50S ribosomal protein L13 gives MSTRIPSAKEIQRKWFVLDASGKTLGRLATQAANVLSGKLNPIYTPYIDTGDHVVIINADKIVLTGLKADQKLYRRYTGFPGGLREESFVDLLKRRPEAIVEQAVKGMLPKSKLGRQMATKLKVYKGDKHPHLAQKPEPLEATA, from the coding sequence ATGTCCACCAGGATTCCGAGCGCGAAAGAGATTCAGCGCAAGTGGTTTGTCCTCGACGCCAGCGGTAAGACGCTTGGCCGCCTCGCCACGCAGGCAGCCAATGTGCTGTCGGGCAAGCTCAACCCGATCTACACGCCCTACATCGATACCGGCGACCACGTCGTCATCATCAACGCCGACAAGATCGTCCTCACGGGCCTCAAGGCCGACCAGAAGCTCTATCGCCGCTACACCGGCTTTCCCGGTGGTCTTCGCGAAGAGTCGTTCGTCGACCTGTTGAAGCGCCGCCCCGAGGCCATCGTCGAGCAGGCCGTCAAGGGCATGCTGCCGAAGTCGAAGCTCGGCCGTCAGATGGCCACCAAGCTCAAGGTCTACAAGGGCGACAAGCACCCGCACCTGGCCCAGAAGCCTGAGCCGCTCGAGGCGACCGCCTAA
- the tsf gene encoding translation elongation factor Ts, producing the protein MSETAVKIDAKLVKELREKSGAPMGDCLKALQEAKGDMEEAFVVLRKRGMASAAKKASRTTNEGSVGTYIHAGGKIGVLVELNCESDFVARTPDFQELLRDIAMHIAAVDPRYVRREDVTAADIEREKEIYRAQAASSGKPANIIEKMLEGKMSKFYEEVCLLDQPFIKDQAQTISQIIATRVGKLGENISVRRFARFKVGDPNWTVATTAQTSSEEASA; encoded by the coding sequence ATGTCTGAGACTGCCGTAAAGATTGATGCGAAACTGGTCAAGGAACTCCGCGAAAAGTCCGGTGCCCCCATGGGCGACTGCCTGAAGGCGCTGCAGGAGGCCAAGGGCGATATGGAGGAGGCGTTCGTCGTCCTCCGCAAGCGCGGCATGGCATCTGCCGCCAAGAAGGCCTCGCGCACCACGAACGAAGGTTCAGTGGGAACGTACATCCACGCCGGCGGAAAGATCGGCGTCCTCGTAGAGCTCAACTGCGAGTCCGACTTCGTCGCACGCACGCCTGACTTCCAGGAGCTGCTCCGTGACATCGCGATGCACATCGCCGCGGTCGATCCGCGTTATGTGCGCCGTGAAGATGTCACTGCAGCAGACATCGAGCGCGAGAAGGAGATCTACCGCGCCCAGGCTGCCTCCTCCGGCAAGCCGGCCAACATCATCGAGAAGATGCTCGAAGGCAAGATGAGCAAGTTCTACGAAGAGGTCTGCCTGCTCGACCAGCCGTTCATCAAGGACCAGGCGCAAACGATCTCGCAGATTATCGCAACCCGCGTCGGCAAACTCGGCGAAAACATCAGCGTCCGCCGCTTCGCCCGCTTCAAGGTAGGCGACCCCAACTGGACCGTCGCCACCACCGCCCAGACCTCCTCGGAGGAGGCATCGGCTTAA
- a CDS encoding beta-propeller fold lactonase family protein: MTLKTKGRRTAHGAMASILSIAMGLGLTACGRDYTVGYVYATTAQATAGLVNGYKVDYQQGYLVQLANSPTPSGGKNPVTVVASPDHLSIYVVHRDDSNVVHFLIGTDGKIYPQKTYNISGSFATDASIDAAGKFLYVTYTYQNTLTLNSDGTVASQSQLYTPANPGPGGVTVFPINSDGSLGGAKNFNLGRAPVKVTATSKNHFVYVIAQDSATTANLFGFAQNSSTGALTPLPGIVINPGNNVSTGYPAGTTPGGIVEDASATHLYVTDQSANAVLAYNIAATGVPTLFASVKTGALPAGMTIDASGKYLYVASYTDGTINGYTFGASGEPVQSTVAGSVQAGNGPTCLATIGAPATGTPIHAVYLYASNQLSNNVTGTQMSVTDGSLRQIQNTPFGANSLPTCLVTVPAVSGR; the protein is encoded by the coding sequence ATGACGTTGAAGACGAAGGGCCGTAGAACCGCGCATGGCGCGATGGCTTCGATTCTGTCCATAGCCATGGGGCTTGGCCTTACGGCGTGCGGCCGCGACTACACAGTCGGTTATGTCTACGCCACCACGGCGCAGGCAACTGCAGGCCTGGTCAACGGCTACAAGGTGGACTATCAGCAGGGCTACCTCGTTCAGCTTGCTAACTCTCCTACCCCGTCAGGCGGCAAGAACCCGGTTACTGTTGTCGCTTCACCAGACCACCTGAGCATCTACGTCGTGCATCGCGACGACTCCAACGTCGTTCACTTCCTCATCGGGACCGACGGCAAAATCTACCCGCAGAAGACCTACAACATCAGCGGCAGCTTTGCCACCGATGCTTCGATCGATGCGGCGGGCAAGTTTCTGTACGTGACCTACACGTACCAGAACACGCTTACGCTCAATTCTGACGGCACTGTCGCTTCGCAGAGCCAACTCTATACGCCGGCGAACCCCGGCCCCGGCGGCGTGACCGTCTTTCCGATCAACTCCGACGGATCGCTTGGCGGCGCGAAGAACTTCAACCTGGGCCGCGCTCCTGTCAAAGTTACTGCGACCAGCAAGAACCACTTCGTTTATGTGATTGCGCAGGACTCGGCGACAACAGCAAACCTCTTCGGCTTCGCTCAAAACTCAAGTACCGGCGCGTTGACCCCCCTTCCCGGCATAGTCATCAACCCGGGTAATAATGTTTCGACCGGCTATCCTGCGGGGACGACGCCTGGCGGAATCGTCGAGGATGCTTCGGCAACCCACCTCTACGTTACGGATCAGAGCGCGAATGCAGTGCTGGCATACAACATTGCCGCTACTGGAGTTCCCACCCTCTTCGCTTCCGTCAAGACAGGCGCACTTCCCGCAGGCATGACGATCGACGCCAGCGGGAAGTATCTCTACGTTGCCAGCTACACCGATGGCACCATCAATGGGTACACCTTCGGCGCAAGCGGCGAACCTGTTCAGTCCACCGTTGCCGGAAGTGTTCAGGCTGGCAATGGCCCCACATGCCTGGCCACAATTGGCGCTCCCGCGACCGGTACACCGATTCACGCAGTTTATCTCTACGCTTCCAACCAGTTGAGCAATAACGTGACTGGCACACAGATGTCCGTTACAGACGGCAGCCTGAGACAGATTCAAAACACTCCATTTGGAGCGAATTCGCTTCCCACCTGCCTTGTGACGGTGCCGGCAGTATCAGGACGCTGA
- the rpsI gene encoding 30S ribosomal protein S9: MADLVQYYGTGRRKSSIARVFLRPGSGKFSVNKKDVDVYFVTAQQRAAAKRSLGINDIGETFDVITTVRGGGVMGQADAVKLGIARALMQFNPELRKALKSEGLVTRDSRAKERKKYGQKGARARFQFSKR, from the coding sequence ATGGCAGATCTCGTCCAGTACTATGGCACCGGCCGTCGCAAGAGCTCGATCGCGCGTGTTTTCCTGCGCCCGGGCAGCGGCAAATTCTCCGTCAACAAGAAGGACGTTGACGTTTACTTCGTGACGGCGCAGCAGCGCGCCGCCGCCAAGCGTTCGCTCGGCATCAACGACATCGGCGAGACCTTCGACGTCATCACCACCGTTCGCGGTGGCGGCGTCATGGGCCAGGCCGACGCCGTCAAGCTCGGCATCGCTCGTGCACTGATGCAGTTCAACCCCGAGCTCCGCAAGGCGCTCAAGAGCGAAGGCCTCGTCACCCGTGATTCGCGCGCCAAGGAGCGCAAGAAGTACGGTCAGAAGGGCGCCCGCGCTCGCTTCCAGTTCTCCAAGCGCTAA
- a CDS encoding glycosyltransferase family 2 protein, whose protein sequence is MRPSVIILTFNSSDSLPATLASVKAITDDIHIVDSGSTDQTVAIAEAAGASVSHHPFENYGAQRNWAIDNLTTRYRWQLHLDADERLTPELQQEIAALPEDSPLSGYFLPRLLQFMGRILHHGGMNPTWHMRLFVKGQGRCEAREYDQHFLCTGATARLGNPMIDDIRMSLSEWTYRHNRWSDAEVREMLVQQSTEGDVEGRIGGRLTGNPIERKRFLRRFYTGAPAFTRPFALFFYRYFLCLGLLDGKEGFIFYVLQTFWFRFLVDAKLYEAKQKR, encoded by the coding sequence GTGCGTCCGTCGGTCATCATTCTCACCTTCAACTCCAGCGACTCGCTTCCGGCCACGCTCGCCAGCGTCAAGGCGATCACCGACGACATCCACATCGTCGACTCAGGCTCGACCGATCAAACCGTCGCCATCGCCGAAGCCGCCGGGGCCTCCGTCTCGCATCATCCGTTTGAGAACTATGGTGCGCAGCGCAACTGGGCGATCGATAACCTCACGACCCGTTACCGCTGGCAGCTTCATCTCGACGCTGACGAGCGCCTGACGCCAGAACTTCAGCAGGAGATCGCCGCTCTTCCCGAGGACTCGCCGCTTTCCGGCTACTTTCTCCCGCGCCTGCTTCAGTTCATGGGACGCATCCTGCACCATGGCGGCATGAACCCCACCTGGCACATGCGCCTCTTCGTCAAAGGTCAGGGACGCTGCGAAGCGCGCGAGTACGACCAGCACTTCCTTTGCACCGGAGCGACCGCGCGGCTTGGCAATCCCATGATCGACGACATCCGCATGTCTCTCTCCGAGTGGACCTACCGGCACAACCGCTGGTCCGACGCCGAGGTGCGCGAGATGCTCGTGCAGCAGAGCACCGAAGGCGACGTCGAAGGCCGCATCGGCGGCCGTCTTACCGGAAATCCGATTGAGCGCAAGCGGTTTCTGCGCCGCTTCTACACCGGCGCACCCGCCTTCACCCGCCCTTTCGCGCTCTTCTTCTATCGCTACTTCCTATGCCTCGGCCTCCTCGACGGCAAGGAGGGGTTCATCTTTTACGTGCTTCAGACCTTCTGGTTCCGCTTCCTCGTCGATGCGAAGCTCTACGAGGCAAAACAGAAGCGCTAG